The window CTTGCTGCACCTGACTTTGCAGGCAGAAATGCCTCCCTCATGACGTGCCACTGTCTACATGTGAGCCAGTGAACCAGTCACTTGTCTTGGGGTAGACCAGAAGCTCTCCCGGGGCCCACACCCAAGTCTCTCATTGGTAAGCAATCGCTTCCCTGACTTGCTTTTCCTTTCCCTGCTCACTGTGGTACACTTTGCCTCGGGGCCTTTGCACTGCTTTGGCAGGCACCCACATGGCTCCTTCCCCTTACTTTAGGTCTTTCTCTAATGTCCCCAGGGTGCCTTTTATCTGCTGCCTCCTCCggtccttcccatcctccccatGGCTTATTGCTCACTAGAACATCCTAGGTTTCTCTTGGTTTTGTCTGCTGCACTGCCCACTAGAATATCAATTGTATGAGGGCTGAGAAACCTCGAGTATTTCTTGAATCAAGAGTGGAGAAGTGTTTTTACTACTTACTGTCATGTTCCcagggcctggcacacagtaagcAATTAGTAAACACCCATTGAATGAATGATGCCCACCTCTTAGAGTTTCTGCCATTCTCTCGGAAACCTTTGGCAAAGGGGTTGGCTGCAATCTTCAGCTGTGTGATCTAAGAACACACATCCAAGTCAAGGCCCCAGTAGCCCGGGCGGGGCGGGGCACTGCCCCTCCCTCAAGCAAGGTTACTCACCCTAGGGTTCTGGTAGGCTGTCACAGAGATGAATGTGGTCTCGGGAAATCTGAAGGAGGCTACACCCCCCCAGTGTTGGCTACAAAGCTGGGTGGCCCTCACCAGGTGGATTCGGGGCTGGTACTTATGCATGGAGTGCAAGATCAGCTGGGAGGGAAGACATGGGGTGATTCCCTGACCTGGGCTCCAGCCTGTCTTCCACCCAGTACCACCCTAAAACCCAACCAAGGAGTCCAGCCTGGGCCTCACGTGGCCATGGGGGTCCAGCGTGCTGTTGGTGAGCTTAACGCGATGGAAGGATACTGGCTGCCGCATCCAGTGGGCACCCGTGGCAGGAGAGTCAGGGTGAATGTAGACACGGTCTGGCAGGCGGGGCTCAGCCTTGCCACTAGGCTCCCAGTGCTGGCCCTGCCACCTGTATCGAGCCCCATCCACTGGAATCACATCCAAAAGGAACAAGTAGCGGGCCTCCGGATCCAGGCCAGTGACCGACACTCGGCAAGCAGGGAACATGCGCCTgcacaggggagggggaggaagggagagggctGGAGCTACCCACTACCACAAGTGAGCCCGGCACCAGCAAAGGGACTAGCAACAGGCACCTCAATTTTGGCACAGTAAAAGTAAGAGAGGTGTGATTAGATCCTCAAGTGCAGAATCTAAGAGCTGGAAGACTtactccattttacagatggggagaTGGGACTGACAGGTTAGGGGCTCTGACAGGCCCCAGCAGGTTCATCTTCCCCCTTGCCCCTTCACTCTCCAATCTGTTACAACACCTTAGCGTCCTGTCTCAGAGTCCCTGCCCCTTCTGCCCAGACTCCTGCCCCCCTCAAACTCTGCAGAAACAAGGGAGACTGCTTTCTTCCTGAAGCCTGAGTTGCTTGCTTCCACCGTGGTGCAGCGCTGATCCCTGTGGCTGCAAGACTAACTTTCCTCAGAAACAATAGGTACCGGGTCCTGGAAACAGGATTTATCGAGGGTTCAGGCCTTAGAGACCTTGCCAGAGCTCACACACTGAGCACTTACCTTCTAGGATGAGCTGGGACTTAGCCACATACTGACCCTGATCCTGGACAGATTTTCTGACACtggtcactggctgctctttgccCCTTTTCATAGGCTGTTTCTGAGTTACGCCACATGCCAACCTATAACCCATCCAGACTTCCTTGCCCCAGGCCGACTGACCTCTCTGACCCTTCATAGAATGGCTCCCAAACCTAGCTACAGACTCTCTGAACTGATCCTTGAACCTCGTTACAGTGTAACTCCCGTCCATTCAGGGTCACAGATAGTGTCAGGCCCCAGTCAGATTCTGCTCTCTGGGTTCTACTACCCCTGGAGAAACTCGTAAACACAGCTCTGTCCCCAGGAAGTCTATCTCTTCTAGAAACTGACTTGGCCATCCCTCACCTGCCAGCCTTGGTGATGATCATCTCTGTCCCCACAGCGCTGAACTCCTTCCACAGTTCCTGGTTCTCCAGGCTCAGGCTGACCCCAGGAAGCGAGTGAAGGGCctctggaggtggtggtgctgtCTCAGGGCCCAGAGAAGTTGGCAGAAGGGGCAAAGGAGGGGGTGCAGACAGAGTATGGGGGGCTGCCTCAATCCCAGAGAGGAAGCAATCCAGTTTAGAGGTATCCAAATCTGGAGATGTGGGAAGAATGAGGATCCAGGGGAAGACCACATATTCCCAGTCTCCTGCCCCCTACCCAGAGCCGATCCAACCGCTCACCAGGGTAGCGGTAGCCCTCTGCCAGGGCAGGTGGGAAGCTAGAGTCTGCCCCAGGCTGGGGGTGTCCCAGACGGTAGCCAGTCCCCAGGGAGGGATACAACTCTCGTGGATGGTACATGTTGTAGCTTCTGGCCTTGTGTCCCGTTGCTAGAGTCCAGAGTCTAAGAGATGCCCCCTTTATAGCTCACAGCACAGCCCCTTCCAAACCAGAGAtcacagcccctcccctccctgggGCCCGGGAGGTGGGCTGGAATGGAGACCCCTGGGGCCTCGAAGGGGTCCAAGAGGAGGCCGGATACCTGGgtaccctcccctctccctcgcGGCTTCACTAGTCCCGACCCCCTGCCCCCTCATTACATAATTAACTCCTCGGCCTGATTGATCCCTAGGGCTAGGACAGGGACGCAGTTTGGCGCTTCCGGCCAGCTGGTCTCCGTTCCCACGGAGGGGGAAGCCCAggtggggggcaggggtgggatCTGGATCTGGTTGGACCCTAAAGCCCCAGACTTTCTGGAAGGTGACCCTTCTGTTTTTTTCACTTGGAAGACTAGCCTTGCGAAGTGAACTGGAGGACAAGTGCAGGGTTGGTGCCTGAGCAGACATGCCATGCCAGACACCAGGCATCTTCACAAGAGACCGCAGCAGAGGGCTAAAGCCTAGAGTGCTACTTAGTTTACAGTTTCAAAAACTTCCAAATCTCAGAAGTTGAGGGGAGTGCACAACTCCAGAGTCTGGTATCTCAGCTAGGCGTGAGGGCTTGCGCCGAGAAACACTTCAACTACATTTCCCAGTAAGCACTGCGCCAAAGGCACGCAAAGGTCACGGAAAACCTGtgctggggttgctgggaattgtagTCCAGGTACGGGTATAAAGCCAGAGAAGTGGTGGCCTTCCCTGAAGCTGCCTCCTAGGCACTAAAGCCAAGACATACACTGGCAAGAGGTCAAAGGTTAGACCATCTTGGCCTACTGTTCCTACCCTTCCCTCCTGCTGAGGCTCAAAATGTAACCTGTCTATAGGAAAGGAGCTTGAATTCCAGGTCCCCCTTCTTGTATTCCATGTGAGCCACGGGCAGTCTCCATtccatgttttattatttacaaaCGCTACAGAATGAGAACAGACACGCTGCGGATAAGAGGGATCCAGTGGGAGAAGTTCACAGAAAGATAGTGCACCAGGGCCATGAGAGCAGCACACAGGCCATATCTATGGGGCAGGCAGGACAAGAAGGGGTTAAAAAATGAGATCCAAGCCAGCCAGATCGCAGGGAGGTGCTGGGGGTGCAATTCCCCTCCTGGTCTCCCCCCAAGTTCACAGTGCATGCAATAAAATATATGTACAGGAGCTGGATCCTTCCCCTGTGGGGGCGCCAAGGTTACTGAGCTCCTTTGAGGAGGAGCGAAACCAGTGGCTCCCCCTGGCGGCCAGGCCAGGGTGAAGCCACATGCGTCAGGGGCTAGGTCAGTCCCAGCCGTTGTCTTTGATCATGTGGTTGAGTTCAATGATGTACTTCCCCTCTTTGTATTTCTGGCTGCTCTCAAAGGCTTGCTCCTGAAAAGGAGAGAAACGGCTGCTGTCCATGGACAAGACTTTTACCGCTAGGCAATGGGGCTGGGAAAGGGCTATGATTGGTCttgttttatatatgaaaaaactGTGGCCCAGAGAAGCCCAGCTACCTGCCCACAAACACAGAACTGGCAGGGCCGTTTCTCACTGGGACTGGAACGTGGAGTCGTGGGTACCTTTAGAACATTAATGACAGCTCCAACAGGGAGGACATGGAAGTTCCTAGAAGACTTCATTTCACAGTCCAGGGATTGCAAACTGGTAGCCTGAGGGCCATTTCAGCCTATAGATAGTTTTGTTTAGATAGCAGATCGCCTAATATAAATAACTTTAGGGGTTGGAGATGGTTTAGCATGTGGGAGGGCCTGGATTTGTTACAAGcaccacatttaaaaaaacacaataaaacttaCATACTAAACTAAATATACATGCTCACTCCATTCTGCCCCAGCCTGCTTTTCCTGCCCTAAATCTATGCTGCCCATAGATTTACAAACCCACAATATCTGCTTGGCTTTCTAGACATTtgagggtttttattgttttttgagatagggtctataTATCCTGAGCTGCATTGGAACTGTCTATTCTAGGTGGGCTTAGAACTCAAGCGATcacttgcctctacttcctgagtgctgggattaaaggtatgtaacACCACACCCTGCTGacatttgagtttgtttttttgtttttcaagacagggtttctcagggcagccctggaactcagtctgtagactaggctggccttgaacttaaagagATTCAccacctttgtctcctgagtgctgggattaaaggcctggctgacatttgaggttttttttttttttttggtttttcgagccagggtttctctgtggctttggagcctgtcctggaactagctctgtagaccaggctggtctcgaactcacagagatccgcctgcctctgcctcccgagtgctgggattaaaggcgtgcgccaccacgcccggcgaCATTTGAGTTTTTAACTTCTGGCCTAGGGCACATTTTTAGGAACTTCAGAGGGTCCAGGGGCACACAGAAAATTCGCAGCAGGGCCAGAGGTAAAGTTAGGTTAGGACTGTCTGTCTCTGACTGGGGCCTCTAGCTCACAAGAACCACTCCAAGTAATGCTTTTCCCAACCCAATTCCTTGTACATTCCCAAAAGCACCCACTTTGTTACATCCAATCTGATATTCATAAAGATCTTCCACCCCAGCTACTGGCTTTATGCTCCAGTGCCACATACGGAAATGAGACTTGAGGTTGTGAAATCAGATGCTAGACAGCATGAGAAGCAATGTGAGCTGTGCGCAGAGATCTGTGCACCTAACTTCCACCTCGATGCTGGGTCTTAGCTATGTAATCTGGGGCAAATGTCCTAACATCTTCAGACCTCCCTGTCTTCTGGAATAGATTCTGCCATCAGAAGCGTTGTAATGACTGAGTGAGAGACTATACGCCAAGTGTATTCATGCGTGTGGCGTACAAGCATTCAATAAATGCTGACTCTACTTGCTCTTTGTCTCTAGGATGGGGCACTGGTGCCTCTGAGGTAAGCGGAACATCCTCAAAGCTCTGCAGAATGCAAAGGACCAATGGCAGTCACTGGGGAGAAAGTCTGTTTTGTCTGTGCTGGGCCAGGTCCTACTCTGAAAGGTGAATGCTTTCGAGGAAGAAGGGATGTGAGGTCAggtcaaaggccagcctggggtcaGAGATCACGAACTCACATATTTCCAGCCCAAGGTGGTCTTGCAGTTCTCACAGTGGATGTCCGCAACAGCATGAAGACCTGTCAGCAGCACCCGCTCCTCTGCTGGCCCGCAGCCCACATTCACCCTGTGGGGACAAAGGGTGGTCCCAGGGAGGGTCTCAGCACCCCCAGAGCCCCCCTCTAGCTAGTATGCTGAGTGTCTGTGTTTGGCTCTAAGAGAGGCCTGATCATGGCTTCCTGTCTGAAACAAGGGACTCTGGGAATATGGGCTGGGCACGATGCCAGGGGTCACAGGTCACAACAGAggtcaggaaaagaaaggaaggaggtgaATACTCACACAGAATTGAAGAGGTAGGCACgcccctgactgccctggaaggACTGGAGGGTAGTGGGAAGACGAGAGGAAGGGGTTAGGGCTATCGATGGGGAGTTGCCAGGCAGCCCACTGCCATTCTAGACTCAAATGTGGCCTACTCACCTTGGAGATGAGGTCGTCGTGGTTGGCCAGGTGAGCTCGGCAGTGGGCACAGCTATACCTCCGGTGACAATCATCCAGGTAGGCCTGAAACGTCTTGGGCTTCGAAATCCGCACCATGGCGGGGGCCAAGGGCAGTGGCCCCACGCGGGGAGCAGCCCACGGGGAGCAGAGGGAGCCCAGTGCCTGCCAGGGAAGAGAGGTGGGCTGTCAGGACCAAGGCCACACATCTGTAGGCAAGCCCAGAACTATGGGGACTCTGTCACACTTGGCTGCTCTCTCCTTTCCCTAGAGCCAGCAGTCTCACCAGGGACCAGAGTCATTTCAGTTTTGACTCACTGAGGAGGCCTCAGGTTGCATCAGCGGGTAAACTGAGGCTAGGAGGAGTTCCAGGTGAGTCACCCACCTGCTTCTGGCCTCACCCCTGCTGAGCTGGCATCTGAAACGGGAAGAAGGGGCTTCAGAGTGGATGGGCTGCCAGTTTTCAGTTTCGAGGGAGTACGGGGCTTGACTAGTCCTTGGGACCCTATCTGGACGAGGGGCAGGGCATATGTGGGATATGTGGAGTTCGCTTGGGGAAAGGGTCTCACacctggaggaggcaggaggcctCATCAAAGGAGGAGGGTCCCCTGGGGAGAGGAGGGGTTTTTACCTGGAGGCGCCGAGCCTCATCTGCGCCGAGGGCATCTTACCTGCATCGCCAAGCCTTACCTGAGACCCCGGGGCTCACCTGGGGCGAGGGGATGGGGGGGCGCGCGCGGGGGAAGGGGCAGTCCTCGCTTGCGGGGCGGGGGCGACGCGCAGCGACGTCGGCGCAGGCCTCACCTCGCCTGGGCGCGTGGAGGACCCGGTCCGCGGGGTAGCCTGGCCTGGGAGTGGGGGGCGCTCCTGATGGGCGCCGTCCCCCCCGGCCCGGATCGCAGCCGCCTCGACTTGTTTACACCGAGACCAGCTGCTGCCGCGGCTGcggcgggagggggagggggccgGCCTCCTGTCCCGGCGGCCGCCGTGGCCAATCGGAGGGCCGCATGCAAATGAGGGGGCGCGTCATACGGCGGCCAGCGCAGGCAGGGCTGCCCTTCCCCCTGCTCCCGGCTTCAGTTTGCCTGCTCGCCCGGAAATGCGGTTGCGACTCGCAGCCTAAGCTCGGGAGCCAGTCGGTGCCGGGGCCTGATTTCGCCTATAGCTATCCCTGGTGCTCGAACAGACAAGGATTCTAACCC of the Chionomys nivalis chromosome 8, mChiNiv1.1, whole genome shotgun sequence genome contains:
- the Tbx6 gene encoding T-box transcription factor TBX6, translated to MYHPRELYPSLGTGYRLGHPQPGADSSFPPALAEGYRYPDLDTSKLDCFLSGIEAAPHTLSAPPPLPLLPTSLGPETAPPPPEALHSLPGVSLSLENQELWKEFSAVGTEMIITKAGRRMFPACRVSVTGLDPEARYLFLLDVIPVDGARYRWQGQHWEPSGKAEPRLPDRVYIHPDSPATGAHWMRQPVSFHRVKLTNSTLDPHGHLILHSMHKYQPRIHLVRATQLCSQHWGGVASFRFPETTFISVTAYQNPRITQLKIAANPFAKGFRENGRNSKRERDARVKRKLRGPEPAATEACGSRDTPGGPCDSTLGGDIRDSDTEQTPASAPAPPCGGPSAEAYLLHPAAFHGAPSHLPARNPSFPEAPDPGRPAPYSAAFLELQPGSGGSAYQAAPSVTSFAPHFIQGGPFPLPYPGPGSYLDMGSKPMY
- the Ypel3 gene encoding protein yippee-like 3 isoform X4, which encodes MIVTGGIAVPTAELTWPTTTTSSPRVNVGCGPAEERVLLTGLHAVADIHCENCKTTLGWKYEQAFESSQKYKEGKYIIELNHMIKDNGWD
- the Ypel3 gene encoding protein yippee-like 3 isoform X3, with the translated sequence MVRISKPKTFQAYLDDCHRRYSCAHCRAHLANHDDLISKSFQGSQGRAYLFNSVVNVGCGPAEERVLLTGLHAVADIHCENCKTTLGWKYEQAFESSQKYKEGKYIIELNHMIKDNGWD
- the Ypel3 gene encoding protein yippee-like 3 isoform X1; this encodes MQPEASSALGSLCSPWAAPRVGPLPLAPAMVRISKPKTFQAYLDDCHRRYSCAHCRAHLANHDDLISKSFQGSQGRAYLFNSVVNVGCGPAEERVLLTGLHAVADIHCENCKTTLGWKYEQAFESSQKYKEGKYIIELNHMIKDNGWD
- the Ypel3 gene encoding protein yippee-like 3 isoform X2, with protein sequence MQPEASSALGSLCSPWAAPRVGPLPLAPAMVRISKPKTFQAYLDDCHRRYSCAHCRAHLANHDDLISKSFQGSQGRAYLFNSVVNVGCGPAEERVLLTGLHAVADIHCENCKTTLGWKYAEMALRLPVCNPWTVK